The Humulus lupulus chromosome 3, drHumLupu1.1, whole genome shotgun sequence genome window below encodes:
- the LOC133822367 gene encoding large ribosomal subunit protein uL22y-like — protein MVKYSREPDNITKSCKARGSDLRVHFKNTRETAFAIRKLPLIKAKRYLEDVLVHKQAIPFRRFCRGVGRTAQAKNRHSNGQGRWPVKSAKFILDLLKNAESNAEVKGLDVDALFVSHIQVNQAQKQRRRTYRAHGRINPYMSSPCHIELTLSEKEEAVKKEAETQLATNKSKKTQLRSGASS, from the exons ATG GTGAAATACTCAAGAGAGCCCGATAATATCACCAAGT CCTGCAAGGCAAGAGGATCCGACCTCAGAGTTCACTTCAAG AACACCAGGGAAACAGCGTTTGCCATCAGAAAGTTGCCTTTGATCAAGGCTAAGAGATATTTGGAAGATGTTCTAGTCCACAAACAAGCCATTCCCTTCCGAAGGTTCTGTCGTGGTGTTGGGCGTACTGCACAGGCTAAAAACAGGCATTCCAATGGGCAAGGTCGTTGGCCAGTCAAGTCAGCCAAGTTCATACTTGATTTGCTTAAGAATGCTGAGAGCAATGCAGAG GTCAAGGGTTTAGATGTCGATGCACTCTTTGTATCTCACATCCAGGTCAACCAAGCACAGAAGCAAAGACGCCGTACTTACCGTGCTCATGGAAGGATCAACC cctatatgTCATCCCCTTGCCATATTGAGTTGACTTTATCTGAGAAAGAAGAAGCTGTCAAGAAAGAG GCCGAGACCCAGTTGgcaacaaacaaatcaaagaaaaCCCAACTTCGCAGTGGTGCTTCTTCTTAA
- the LOC133822366 gene encoding small ribosomal subunit biogenesis GTPase RsgA 1, mitochondrial, giving the protein MPIFSISIFCYRSSAHPTLNNVLRGIRCFSIAAAKQQQNPNSVSRKLHQQTNKKLLRAKHTFKDYSSLAPVLSPNDKPPLSETQAVGTVASAQANFMRVVVQSEESSGNLDEGSDDSSRNGVELLCVVKAVLKKIKRKVLVGDTVLVGSIDWVDRRGMIENVFQRSSEILDPPVANVDHLLVLFSMDQPKVEPFTLTRFLVEAESTGIPLTLALNKVELVDEETIISWKSRLRSWGYKPVFCSVESTRGLDSLAFILRDQTTVIVGPSGVGKSSLINALRNNQLASNATMDNWFDTILGSKWLEDQRVGEVSTRSGRGKHTTRHVSLLPLSGGGYLADTPGFNQPSLMKVTKHSLAQTFPEIQKLLNANEPAKCSFNDCLHLGEPGCVVKGDWERYPFYFQLLDEIRIREEFQLRTFGTKKEGDVRYKMGDKGVQQAEPRLELKKHRRQSRKRLNQSVLEELDELDEDNDDDNLLDQENHSVK; this is encoded by the exons aTGCCGATTTTTTCAATTTCCATATTTTGTTACCGGAGCAGTGCTCACCCAACCTTGAACAACGTCCTCCGCGGAATCCGATGCTTCTCAATAGCTGCAGCCAAACAGCAACAGAATCCGAACAGCGTATCCAGGAAGCTCCACCAGCAAACAAACAAGAAACTCCTCAGAGCCAAACACACCTTCAAGGACTATTCCTCCCTCGCCCCAGTGCTATCCCCTAACGACAAGCCACCGCTCTCGGAGACCCAAGCCGTCGGCACCGTCGCCTCCGCCCAAGCCAACTTCATGCGAGTCGTTGTCCAATCCGAAGAGTCTTCTGGAAACCTCGACGAGGGTTCGGACGATTCTTCTAGAAATGGAGTGGAGTTACTGTGCGTGGTTAAAGCTGTGTTGAAGAAGATAAAGAGGAAGGTTTTGGTTGGGGATACGGTTTTGGTTGGGTCCATTGATTGGGTGGACCGTAGGGGAATGATCGAGAATGTGTTTCAGAGAAGCTCCGAGATTCTTGACCCTCCAGTGGCTAATGTGGACCATTTGCTCGTGCTCTTCTCTATGGACCAGCCTAAGGTGGAGCCCTTTACGCTCACCAGGTTCTTGGTTGAGGCCGAGTCCACTGGGATTCCTCTCACCCTCGCCTTGAATAAGGTGGAGCTCGTAGATGAAGAG ACAATAATTTCATGGAAGTCTAGACTACGAAGCTGGGGATACAAACCAGTGTTTTGCAGTGTTGAATCCACACGTGGACTTGATTCCCTTGCTTTTATTTTGAGAGATCAAACAACTGTAATTGTGGGTCCAAGTGGAGTTGGAAAGTCTAGTCTGATAAATGCTTTAAGAAACAATCAACTTGCTTCAAATGCTACAATGGATAATTGGTTTGACACC ATTCTAGGAAGCAAATGGTTAGAGGACCAGCGGGTTGGGGAAGTTTCTACGAGAAGTGGCAGGGGAAAGCATACTACTCGCCATGTTTCATTACTTCCGTTATCTGGAGGGGGTTATCTTGCTGATACTCCAGGATTTAACCAGCCTAGCTTAATGAAAGTAACAAAACATTCTCTAGCTCAAACTTTCCCAGAG ATCCAGAAACTGCTTAATGCTAATGAGCCTGCAAAATGTTCTTTCAATGATTGCCTACATCTCGGAGAACCCGGATGTGTTGTCAAAGGTGATTGGGAAAGATATCCATTTTATTTTCAACTCCTTGATGAGATAAGAATTAGGGAGGAATTTCAATTAAGGACATTTGGAACCAAAAAAGAAGGTGACGTAAG GTACAAGATGGGAGACAAGGGAGTTCAACAAGCAGAACCAAGGTTGGAACTTAAGAAGCATAGGAGACAATCTCGTAAGAGGCTTAACCAGTCAGTTCTTGAGGAATTAGATGAGCTGGATGAAGACAACGATGATGACAACTTACTAGACCAGGAGAATCATTCTGTAAAATGA